The Globicephala melas chromosome 20, mGloMel1.2, whole genome shotgun sequence genome contains a region encoding:
- the DLX4 gene encoding homeobox protein DLX-4 — protein sequence MTSLPCPLPGPDASKAVFPDIAPVPSVVAAYQLGLSPATAAASDLPYSGPYGHVLPYPYTGPATPGDSYLPCQLPTAPSQQSHQEWEPDPEKPPLSPEPSERRPQASTKKLRKPRTIYSSLQLQHLNQRFQHTQYLALPERAQLAAQLGLTQTQVKIWFQNKRSKYKKLLKQNSGGQEGDFPGRSPSLSPCSPPLPSPWDLPKAGALPTSGYGNNFGAWYQHHSPDVLAPPQMM from the exons ATGACCTCTTTGCCCTGCCCGCTCCCTGGCCCGGACGCCTCCAAAGCCGTCTTCCCGGACATCGCCCCCGTCCCATCGGTAGTGGCTGCCTACCAGCTTGGCCTGTCCCCCGCAACCGCAGCCGCCTCCGATTTGCCCTATTCTGGGCCGTATGGCCACGTCCTGCCCTATCCCTACACTGGGCCGGCGACCCCCGGAGACTCCTACCTGCCCTGCCAGCTACCCACGGCGCCGTCTCAGCAGTCTCATCAAGAGTGGGAGCCAG ACCCGGAGAAGCCGCCGCTGTCCCCGGAGCCCTCGGAGCGGCGCCCGCAGGCCTCGACCAAGAAGCTCCGGAAGCCGAGGACCATCTATTCGAGTCTGCAGCTGCAGCACCTGAACCAGCGTTTCCAGCACACGCAGTACCTGGCTCTGCCCGAGAGGGCCCAGCTGGCCGCGCAGCTTGGCCTCACCCAGACACAG GTAAAGATCTGGTTTCAGAACAAACGTTCCAAGTACAAGAAGCTCCTGAAGCAGAACTCTGGGGGAcaggaaggggacttccctgggaggtccccctccctgtctccctgttCCCCACCCCTTCCATCCCCCTGGGATCTACCCAAGGCAggggccctgcccaccagtggcTATGGCAACAACTTTGGAGCCTGGTATCAGCATCACTCCCCTGATGTCCTGGCTCCACCTCAGATGATGTGA